A genomic segment from Helicoverpa armigera isolate CAAS_96S chromosome 10, ASM3070526v1, whole genome shotgun sequence encodes:
- the LOC110372379 gene encoding small ribosomal subunit protein bS6m, which translates to MPTYELALMLRAMPKPELKTTLKRISQAIFDRGGIIRNIDNLGFRPMPYKTTAHGIVHKEANYFVFKIDTATKAVWDLKEEYSRDVDVIRRRIFKSEETCDNNCTLEEELLPPAYREEVQKMIEVGKTQVNRFTHKFKYNSGLDYYPFQK; encoded by the coding sequence atgCCTACCTACGAGCTAGCTCTTATGTTACGTGCGATGCCTAAACCGGAACTTAAAACTACTCTCAAAAGAATTTCTCAAGCAATTTTCGATCGAGGAGGTATCATAAGGAATATAGATAACCTGGGCTTCAGACCTATGCCTTACAAAACTACTGCTCATGGTATAGTTCACAAGGAAgccaattattttgttttcaaaattgataCTGCGACCAAAGCAGTCTGGGATTTGAAAGAAGAATACAGCAGAGACGTGGATGTGATAAGGCGACGAATTTTTAAGAGTGAAGAAACTTGTGACAACAATTGCACTTTAGAAGAAGAACTTCTGCCACCGGCATACAGAGAAGAAGTCCAGAAAATGATTGAAGTTGGAAAAACACAAGTAAATCGATTCACACATAAATTCAAATACAATTCTGGCCTTGATTACTATCCTTTCCAAAAGTAA
- the LOC110372377 gene encoding ferritin heavy chain: MFSKKNVFLFEFYVCRKQFPIILLNRKNTYYKSNYSSKIEESVNKQIKAEQQAGQDYLNIAVTFLHPSKSQFGAGAFFMKMYKEELDHMQKFINYQILRGGTPLISGLEPPTPHKDLTLLDAFKQGLCMEKEITVLLENGVKLAEELKDFHYADFVTSQFLTDQVKSINEMATHITKLMAIGDNTHALYHYDLELERIHTQTRQ; this comes from the exons atgttttcgaaaaaaaatgtgttcctttttgaattttatgtttgtagAAAACAGTTtcctataattttattaaatagaaaaaacacATACTACAAAAGTAACTACAGCTCAAAAATTGAGGAATCAGTGAACAAACAAATTAAGGCGGAGCAGCAAGCTGGGCAGGATTATCTAAACATAGCTGTGACATTTCTTCATCCTTCGAAATCACAGTTTGGTGCTGGtgcattttttatgaaaatgtataaagaagAATTAGATCACATGCAGAAATTCATAAATTATCAGATATTGCGAGGGGGAACACCTTTGATATCTGGATTGGAACCACCAACCCCGCACAAGGATCTAACACTTCTTGACGCATTTAAACAAGGACTTTGTATGGAGAAAGAAATTACTgtg CTTTTAGAAAATGGAGTTAAACTAGCTGAGGAACTCAAAGATTTTCACTATGCAGATTTCGTCACATCTCAATTTTTGACGGATCAAGTAAAATCTATTAATGAAATGGCTACCCACATAACAAAACTAATGGCAATTGGCGATAATACCCATGCCCTTTACCATTATGATTTAGAACTTGAAAGAATACATACACAGACAAGGCAGTAG
- the LOC110372376 gene encoding Bardet-Biedl syndrome 7 protein homolog isoform X1: MDYDLSRIDYTICGITYPDTLKILPPSGQKLEQKFAVGDKNGVLQCLSIKDEEPVVQFKTLPGKPITSVQLASSLGTQADKIFTASGNEVKGYTRKGKVFLSIETSLTETITSMCIIGSDLILCSGRTVTYYRDLREYHSYICDDRVLDIAAFAVPNNTRIRLLVLIANKGAILLENGKLISRTVISSGPSRLAVPPSTHATDIVAFYGAGDGSIGLISYEEFTLSSKCLVEGRGLGSVVCLGWYFNNGNFHLSVGRHDGSIQLYLVDMENFGEKPRLKYTYFCGEPVTSVTGGCVGIDEPELLVATFSGRVFALRSSHLVTGAKVPQDNLAARRGKLEVEVARLEKQTANEREKYQRNTRSLHAGLSTPPLLDIQYELLGATSDGWQEVRITSAVPLDMLFIYCNTKLEMQTDTAAVLSICSSKDNGSDLLASVRCQAGTRRVWVKMRDMLDCSTESRFQGKRVLIYALPAGAPRVARLVTLKLPALPYYSGHEASDKDHEKERIWCQLEVSGSFSVAEITSWLTEALPGELPRPAANVTFTRSHTLLETVLICQYQRGLAIFKSDNVSTIATIRNIMSNCSVEKSIRVEISCDIPDYCCIRAFKNLENKFKQEYQKNKDLILKNAISMLDLDSSMNEEGPIMCQEYARVWDSRESINENQFNELVEAVLQWYSDLRVLSLHENNSNETSKLRAALTEYRLDDVYKILSSNSSSLQEF, from the exons ATGGATTATGACTTATCACGAATAGATTACACGATATGTGGCATCACATATCCGGACACACTGAAAATATTACCTCCTTCTGGACAAAAACTTGAACAAAAG TTTGCAGTTGGTGATAAAAATGGAGTCTTGCAATGTTTGAGCATAAAAGATGAAGAGCCTGTAGTTCAATTCAAAACATTACCGGGCAAACCAATAACGTCTGTCCAACTAGCAAGTAGTTTGG GAACACAAGCAGATAAGATATTCACAGCTTCAGGTAATGAAGTCAAAGGATATACAAGAAAAGGAAAGGTGTTCCTCAGCATCGAAACTTCTCTCACGGAAACAATCACTTCAAT GTGCATTATTGGAAGTGATTTGATATTATGCAGCGGTCGAACGGTTACTTACTATAGAGATCTTCGGGAGTATCATTCATATATTTGTGACGACAGAGTTCTCGACATTGCAGCATTTGCGGTACCTAAT AACACGAGAATTCGACTGTTGGTTTTAATCGCTAACAAAGGAGCAATTCTCCTAGAAAATGGAAAACTTATATCTCGAACGGTAATTTCATCGGGTCCATCCCGATTAGCTGTTCCGCCTTCAACACATGCAACAGACATAGTTGCTTTCTACGGAGCTGGAGATGGGTCTATAGGCCTCATTTCTTATGAAGA atttacaCTATCAAGTAAATGTTTAGTGGAAGGAAGAGGATTGGGCTCGGTAGTATGTCTCGGCTGGTACTTCAATAATGGTAACTTCCATTTAAGTGTTGGTCGTCACGATGGCTCCATCCAGTTGTATCTCGTCGACATGGAGAATTTTGGTGAAAAACCACGTCTGAAGTACACTTAT ttttgcGGAGAACCTGTGACTTCGGTTACTGGCGGGTGCGTGGGCATCGATGAACCTGAATTACTCGTAGCAACTTTTTCGGGAAGAGTTTTTGCGCTAAGGTCCAGCCACTTAGTGACTGGGGCTAAGGTTCCACAAGACAACTTAGCAGCAAGACGAGGAAAACTTGA GGTAGAAGTTGCACGTTTAGAGAAGCAAACCGCAAATGAGAGggaaaaatatcaaagaaacaCTCGGTCTCTGCACGCTGGGTTGTCCACACCACCGCTGCTGGATATTCAATATGAG TTGTTAGGAGCAACAAGCGATGGGTGGCAAGAGGTGAGAATTACATCTGCAGTTCCGTTGGatatgctttttatttattgtaacacGAAGCTGGAAATGCAAACGGACACAGCAGCCGTTTTGAGTATCTGTTCGTCAAAG GATAACGGATCCGATTTACTTGCTTCTGTAAGATGTCAAGCTGGAACGCGAAGAGTTTGGGTAAAAATGAGAGATATGCTAGATTGTTCTACGGAATCAAGATTTCAGGGAAAACGTGTCCTTATTTACGCGCTACCCGCAGGCGCACCGAGAGTAGCTCGGCTAGTTACCCTTAAATTACCAGCTCTACCTTATTATTCTGGCCATGAAGCATCTGACAAGGATCACGAAAAGGAAAG AATTTGGTGTCAACTAGAAGTCTCAGGAAGCTTTTCTGTTGCTGAAATTACTTCTTGGCTTACGGAAGCTTTGCCTGGTGAACTCCCTAGGCCAGCGGCGAATGTAACATTTACCAGATCACACACTCTTCTAGAAACTGTTTTAATTTGTCAATATCA ACGAGGGCTGGCAATTTTCAAATCTGACAATGTATCTACTATAGCAACAATTCGAAATATAATGTCGAACTGTTCGGTGGAGAAGAGCATTCGCGTGGAAATATCTTGCG ACATTCCAGATTATTGTTGTATAAGGGCATTTAaaaatttggaaaataaatttaaGCAAGAGTATCAAAAGAACAAAGATCTTATTCTGAAAAATGCTATCAG TATGTTGGATTTGGACAGTTCAATGAATGAGGAAGGCCCTATAATGTGTCAAGAATATGCTCGAGTATGGGATTCCAGGGAGAGTATCAATGAAAACCAATTCAATGAGCTCGTAG AGGCGGTTTTGCAGTGGTACTCGGATTTACGGGTATTAAGTCTACATGAGAACAACAGTAATGAAACTTCTAAATTACGAGCTGCTCTAACTGAATACCGACTGGATGACGTATACAAAATACTTTCTAGCAATTCTTCATCTTTACAAGAGTTCTAA
- the LOC110372376 gene encoding Bardet-Biedl syndrome 7 protein homolog isoform X2, protein MDYDLSRIDYTICGITYPDTLKILPPSGQKLEQKFAVGDKNGVLQCLSIKDEEPVVQFKTLPGKPITSVQLASSLGTQADKIFTASGNEVKGYTRKGKVFLSIETSLTETITSMCIIGSDLILCSGRTVTYYRDLREYHSYICDDRVLDIAAFANTRIRLLVLIANKGAILLENGKLISRTVISSGPSRLAVPPSTHATDIVAFYGAGDGSIGLISYEEFTLSSKCLVEGRGLGSVVCLGWYFNNGNFHLSVGRHDGSIQLYLVDMENFGEKPRLKYTYFCGEPVTSVTGGCVGIDEPELLVATFSGRVFALRSSHLVTGAKVPQDNLAARRGKLEVEVARLEKQTANEREKYQRNTRSLHAGLSTPPLLDIQYELLGATSDGWQEVRITSAVPLDMLFIYCNTKLEMQTDTAAVLSICSSKDNGSDLLASVRCQAGTRRVWVKMRDMLDCSTESRFQGKRVLIYALPAGAPRVARLVTLKLPALPYYSGHEASDKDHEKERIWCQLEVSGSFSVAEITSWLTEALPGELPRPAANVTFTRSHTLLETVLICQYQRGLAIFKSDNVSTIATIRNIMSNCSVEKSIRVEISCDIPDYCCIRAFKNLENKFKQEYQKNKDLILKNAISMLDLDSSMNEEGPIMCQEYARVWDSRESINENQFNELVEAVLQWYSDLRVLSLHENNSNETSKLRAALTEYRLDDVYKILSSNSSSLQEF, encoded by the exons ATGGATTATGACTTATCACGAATAGATTACACGATATGTGGCATCACATATCCGGACACACTGAAAATATTACCTCCTTCTGGACAAAAACTTGAACAAAAG TTTGCAGTTGGTGATAAAAATGGAGTCTTGCAATGTTTGAGCATAAAAGATGAAGAGCCTGTAGTTCAATTCAAAACATTACCGGGCAAACCAATAACGTCTGTCCAACTAGCAAGTAGTTTGG GAACACAAGCAGATAAGATATTCACAGCTTCAGGTAATGAAGTCAAAGGATATACAAGAAAAGGAAAGGTGTTCCTCAGCATCGAAACTTCTCTCACGGAAACAATCACTTCAAT GTGCATTATTGGAAGTGATTTGATATTATGCAGCGGTCGAACGGTTACTTACTATAGAGATCTTCGGGAGTATCATTCATATATTTGTGACGACAGAGTTCTCGACATTGCAGCATTTGCG AACACGAGAATTCGACTGTTGGTTTTAATCGCTAACAAAGGAGCAATTCTCCTAGAAAATGGAAAACTTATATCTCGAACGGTAATTTCATCGGGTCCATCCCGATTAGCTGTTCCGCCTTCAACACATGCAACAGACATAGTTGCTTTCTACGGAGCTGGAGATGGGTCTATAGGCCTCATTTCTTATGAAGA atttacaCTATCAAGTAAATGTTTAGTGGAAGGAAGAGGATTGGGCTCGGTAGTATGTCTCGGCTGGTACTTCAATAATGGTAACTTCCATTTAAGTGTTGGTCGTCACGATGGCTCCATCCAGTTGTATCTCGTCGACATGGAGAATTTTGGTGAAAAACCACGTCTGAAGTACACTTAT ttttgcGGAGAACCTGTGACTTCGGTTACTGGCGGGTGCGTGGGCATCGATGAACCTGAATTACTCGTAGCAACTTTTTCGGGAAGAGTTTTTGCGCTAAGGTCCAGCCACTTAGTGACTGGGGCTAAGGTTCCACAAGACAACTTAGCAGCAAGACGAGGAAAACTTGA GGTAGAAGTTGCACGTTTAGAGAAGCAAACCGCAAATGAGAGggaaaaatatcaaagaaacaCTCGGTCTCTGCACGCTGGGTTGTCCACACCACCGCTGCTGGATATTCAATATGAG TTGTTAGGAGCAACAAGCGATGGGTGGCAAGAGGTGAGAATTACATCTGCAGTTCCGTTGGatatgctttttatttattgtaacacGAAGCTGGAAATGCAAACGGACACAGCAGCCGTTTTGAGTATCTGTTCGTCAAAG GATAACGGATCCGATTTACTTGCTTCTGTAAGATGTCAAGCTGGAACGCGAAGAGTTTGGGTAAAAATGAGAGATATGCTAGATTGTTCTACGGAATCAAGATTTCAGGGAAAACGTGTCCTTATTTACGCGCTACCCGCAGGCGCACCGAGAGTAGCTCGGCTAGTTACCCTTAAATTACCAGCTCTACCTTATTATTCTGGCCATGAAGCATCTGACAAGGATCACGAAAAGGAAAG AATTTGGTGTCAACTAGAAGTCTCAGGAAGCTTTTCTGTTGCTGAAATTACTTCTTGGCTTACGGAAGCTTTGCCTGGTGAACTCCCTAGGCCAGCGGCGAATGTAACATTTACCAGATCACACACTCTTCTAGAAACTGTTTTAATTTGTCAATATCA ACGAGGGCTGGCAATTTTCAAATCTGACAATGTATCTACTATAGCAACAATTCGAAATATAATGTCGAACTGTTCGGTGGAGAAGAGCATTCGCGTGGAAATATCTTGCG ACATTCCAGATTATTGTTGTATAAGGGCATTTAaaaatttggaaaataaatttaaGCAAGAGTATCAAAAGAACAAAGATCTTATTCTGAAAAATGCTATCAG TATGTTGGATTTGGACAGTTCAATGAATGAGGAAGGCCCTATAATGTGTCAAGAATATGCTCGAGTATGGGATTCCAGGGAGAGTATCAATGAAAACCAATTCAATGAGCTCGTAG AGGCGGTTTTGCAGTGGTACTCGGATTTACGGGTATTAAGTCTACATGAGAACAACAGTAATGAAACTTCTAAATTACGAGCTGCTCTAACTGAATACCGACTGGATGACGTATACAAAATACTTTCTAGCAATTCTTCATCTTTACAAGAGTTCTAA